A window of Chitinophaga sp. MM2321 contains these coding sequences:
- a CDS encoding RagB/SusD family nutrient uptake outer membrane protein, with translation MKRNILYIILATGLLQSACQKDFLDRKPLNAYNNASLWTSQSDALAALNGCYKDWEGDYSLLYLDAASDNLYSQYPWEGYTDYGSGAITPANTNAYTRWSYTTIQKCNWFLENIDNTPMDATLKEQYKSEARFQRAYQYFIMTQLYGDVPFVKNTVTTDEANTVSRTPATEIRKFVKDELAAIAVILPVSYSGSDVGHITQGAALSLRARMELYDKNYADCIADCKKVMGLGYELFNNYQDLFRIQNENNKEVILDVQYKENDYSNADLGVMPSSSFGGWGSLDPTQALVDAYETKTGKTIDDPTSGYDDKDPYNNRDPRLTATIVCPGQLYEGVYYNSIESSSGDYYNGDNNSKTGYIPKKFTSNLSDYTDMWNTGLNMIVIRYAEVLLTYAEAQIESGVIDNSVYAAIDAIRIRAGMPVVDRTVYNTVDKMRTLVRRERRVELALEGLRWYDVQRWKIGSAVRSGTVYGTRLGTVDPANGKLTLSGEHVKVEQRTFQDNKDYLWPVPQKERDINKNLTQNQGY, from the coding sequence ATGAAAAGAAACATTCTCTATATAATACTCGCTACAGGTTTGCTGCAATCTGCCTGTCAGAAGGATTTCCTCGATAGAAAGCCATTGAATGCTTACAACAACGCTTCTTTATGGACCTCCCAGTCAGATGCACTGGCGGCCCTCAATGGTTGCTATAAAGATTGGGAAGGCGACTACTCCTTACTCTACCTGGATGCTGCCAGTGATAATCTCTACAGCCAATATCCCTGGGAAGGTTACACAGATTACGGTAGTGGTGCCATTACACCAGCCAATACGAATGCTTACACCCGCTGGAGCTATACCACCATCCAGAAATGCAACTGGTTCCTGGAAAATATAGATAACACACCAATGGATGCCACGTTAAAGGAACAGTATAAAAGTGAAGCCCGTTTCCAGAGAGCTTATCAGTACTTTATTATGACCCAACTTTATGGGGATGTGCCTTTCGTTAAAAATACCGTTACTACAGACGAAGCCAATACCGTTTCCAGAACACCTGCTACCGAAATACGCAAGTTTGTGAAAGATGAACTGGCAGCCATCGCAGTCATATTGCCGGTAAGCTACAGTGGCAGCGACGTAGGACATATCACACAAGGCGCCGCCCTCTCCCTGAGAGCCAGGATGGAATTATACGATAAGAATTATGCAGACTGTATTGCCGATTGTAAAAAAGTAATGGGCTTAGGCTACGAACTGTTTAATAACTACCAGGACCTCTTCCGTATTCAAAATGAAAATAATAAAGAAGTTATCCTGGATGTCCAGTATAAGGAAAATGACTACTCCAATGCAGATCTCGGCGTAATGCCGTCGTCTTCCTTTGGTGGATGGGGTTCACTCGATCCAACCCAGGCACTGGTAGATGCCTACGAAACAAAAACCGGTAAAACCATCGACGATCCCACTTCCGGCTACGATGACAAGGATCCCTACAACAACAGGGACCCGCGCTTAACAGCCACCATCGTTTGCCCCGGTCAATTGTATGAAGGCGTCTACTACAACTCCATAGAAAGCAGTTCAGGCGATTACTATAACGGCGATAATAATTCCAAAACAGGTTACATTCCGAAAAAATTTACGTCTAACCTGTCTGACTACACTGATATGTGGAATACCGGACTGAATATGATTGTGATACGTTATGCGGAAGTCCTGTTGACCTATGCAGAAGCGCAGATTGAATCAGGTGTGATTGATAATTCTGTATATGCTGCAATAGATGCCATCAGAATACGCGCCGGCATGCCAGTGGTAGACCGGACTGTATACAATACTGTCGATAAAATGCGTACGCTGGTAAGACGCGAACGTAGGGTAGAACTGGCATTGGAAGGACTGCGCTGGTACGATGTGCAACGCTGGAAAATTGGCAGCGCCGTTAGATCCGGCACCGTGTATGGTACAAGATTAGGTACCGTTGATCCTGCGAATGGTAAACTAACGCTCAGTGGAGAACACGTTAAAGTAGAACAACGTACTTTCCAGGATAACAAGGATTACCTGTGGCCGGTACCACAAAAAGAAAGGGACATCAACAAGAACCTGACACAAAATCAGGGCTACTAA
- a CDS encoding FecR family protein has protein sequence MSTPERLKYLSEQVKQLHATQAEYKELLQLISDDESGEIVRQLDALHAIGPSAATTDAEYNYSYWQSVLKEILESDKLTQQAPVKKRIHLLQRYWWAAACIVFIISGTYYYHLSTSTHLPAIVATPSVMDIAPGGNRAMLTLSDGSRIPLDSAGNGVLAQQGNTRITKLSNGQLAYDELGGSADKVLYNTMSTPLGGQYKLILPDGTAVWLNAGSSIYYPTAFTGHERMVTITGEAYFEVVKNEKMPFLVKTGNTTIEVLGTHFNINAYQDEATTNTTLMEGAVKIIAQQQQQILKPGQQARVSTTGQSIQVLDHVDLLQVLAWKEGFFYFNDADLPTVMRQLSRWYNVEVKYEGDIPQRIFTGEIGRNLTLSQVLKGLSKTRIRYRIENGNRIVIQP, from the coding sequence TTGTCCACGCCGGAAAGACTTAAATATTTATCAGAACAGGTAAAGCAGCTGCACGCCACACAGGCGGAATACAAAGAACTGTTACAACTGATCAGTGATGATGAGTCAGGCGAAATAGTGCGGCAACTGGACGCACTTCATGCCATCGGGCCATCAGCAGCTACCACGGATGCTGAATATAACTACTCCTACTGGCAATCAGTCCTGAAAGAAATACTGGAGTCGGATAAATTGACGCAGCAAGCACCGGTTAAAAAGCGCATACATTTACTGCAACGTTATTGGTGGGCTGCCGCATGTATAGTGTTTATAATATCCGGCACTTATTATTATCATTTATCAACATCAACACACCTGCCAGCTATAGTGGCCACTCCTTCCGTAATGGATATTGCACCCGGCGGCAACAGGGCTATGCTCACCCTCTCAGATGGTTCCCGGATACCGCTCGACAGCGCAGGCAATGGTGTACTGGCACAGCAAGGTAATACCCGTATCACCAAATTGAGTAATGGTCAACTCGCCTATGACGAATTAGGAGGCTCAGCGGATAAAGTGTTATATAATACCATGAGTACCCCCTTGGGCGGACAGTACAAACTTATTTTACCGGATGGTACAGCCGTATGGCTAAATGCCGGTTCTTCCATCTACTACCCTACTGCATTTACCGGGCATGAAAGAATGGTAACCATTACCGGGGAAGCCTACTTTGAAGTAGTAAAAAATGAAAAAATGCCCTTCCTTGTGAAGACCGGCAATACAACGATAGAAGTACTGGGCACACATTTTAATATTAATGCGTATCAGGACGAGGCGACTACCAATACCACTTTAATGGAGGGAGCTGTAAAGATAATTGCACAGCAGCAGCAACAAATACTTAAACCAGGCCAGCAGGCAAGGGTAAGCACAACAGGCCAGTCCATACAGGTATTGGATCATGTAGATTTATTACAGGTGCTGGCGTGGAAAGAAGGCTTCTTCTATTTCAATGATGCAGACCTTCCCACCGTTATGCGCCAGCTCTCACGCTGGTATAATGTGGAGGTAAAATATGAAGGTGATATCCCTCAACGGATATTTACCGGAGAAATAGGCAGGAATCTCACCCTGTCGCAGGTATTAAAAGGATTGTCTAAAACAAGAATCAGGTATAGAATTGAAAATGGCAACAGGATCGTTATCCAGCCATAG
- a CDS encoding TonB-dependent receptor: MRLTSFLLLVATLQVSASSSAQTVTYSAKAVSLKKVLHAIKEQTGYVFFYDKEDLKNSKPVSVDLKNASPQAAMEMVLLQQPLSFEIQGNTIFITKSEKPIDIMPVSPPPVIITGIITDDTGAPIPGASVVIKGTRKGTISGPDGTFQLKEVAENAVLIISSLGYITQEIPIASRKQFNISLAPDVSALKQFVVVGYGIQKKANLTGAVTSITSEQLTNRPVTSVSNALQGTMPGVTVTANISGQPGSDAARIRIRGIGTMNNADPIIVIDGVITNLNNLNNINPDDIATLSVLKDAASSSIYGSRAANGVVLITTKQGTKGTPQVTYNAYVGKQKATGLPDFLPSWQAADLYNKALVNEGKPVRWTDAEVQKFKDGSDPYKYPNTDWLDLFYQGIGLQQNHYVGVSGGSDKTQYAFSLGLFDENGIIKETNAKRYTSRLNITSEVTDRVKVNANIAFTNTNKREPSNPYTGDFTQLVRQVNRISPTIPYKYENGYYGYIADGSPMAWLEGNSQNKFNNYDLIGNVGADWEIVNGLHFKPSLSYVMKISHNKKFIADQQYYDANGKPTFYQGPNSVTDENTFGNTVTQQALLDYTKSFNKHNFKILGGYSQELTKYTFDDGYRKGFLNNLLTDVNLASTDGQKTSGYSYELALRSYFGRLNYDYDGKYLFEANLRYDGSSRFASDHRWGAFPSFSAGWNIDRENFFGSLKKYVSYLKLRGSWGQLGNQIVVGPDDVNYPSFPYYPYVLQVNGSQNYTFGGTGATIAPGISAINGANPDLRWESTTETSVGLDAGFLDGKINFTADYFRKVTSDILLPVEVGAPYGLKPSVQNAGAMLNKGWEFSLSYNDTKGDFKYDAAINASFINNKITDRHGAGAKIDGYTFQQVGYPVYSLYGYEADGIFQSADEVKKFPFQTNRTSAGDIRYKDKDGNDTINTADKVYIGNYFPKVTFGINLGGAWKNFDIAIFSAGSYRCKNLYRRG, translated from the coding sequence ATGAGACTAACTTCTTTCCTGCTACTCGTGGCCACATTGCAGGTGAGTGCCAGCAGCAGCGCACAAACAGTCACCTATTCCGCCAAAGCGGTGAGTCTTAAGAAAGTACTCCATGCTATAAAAGAGCAAACAGGTTATGTTTTCTTCTACGATAAAGAGGATCTGAAAAACAGTAAGCCTGTTTCGGTTGACCTTAAAAATGCGTCGCCACAGGCAGCAATGGAAATGGTGCTGCTCCAGCAACCTCTGAGTTTTGAAATCCAGGGTAACACCATCTTCATTACCAAAAGCGAGAAACCGATAGATATCATGCCGGTATCTCCACCACCTGTTATCATTACAGGGATCATTACGGACGACACCGGAGCGCCCATTCCCGGAGCTTCTGTGGTGATAAAAGGAACCCGTAAAGGAACTATTTCCGGTCCGGATGGTACCTTCCAGCTGAAAGAGGTAGCGGAAAATGCTGTACTAATCATCAGCAGCCTGGGATATATTACCCAGGAAATTCCTATCGCCAGCAGAAAACAATTCAATATTTCGCTTGCTCCCGATGTAAGCGCATTAAAACAATTTGTAGTAGTAGGCTATGGCATACAAAAGAAAGCCAATCTTACGGGTGCCGTCACCTCCATCACTTCCGAGCAGCTGACCAACAGACCGGTAACCAGCGTGAGTAACGCCCTGCAGGGAACTATGCCCGGTGTAACTGTTACCGCCAATATCAGTGGACAACCAGGCAGTGACGCCGCAAGAATCCGCATCAGAGGTATCGGTACAATGAATAACGCGGATCCAATAATTGTAATAGATGGCGTCATCACCAACCTGAACAACCTGAATAATATCAATCCAGATGATATTGCTACTTTGTCTGTACTGAAAGATGCAGCTTCCTCTTCTATCTATGGCTCCCGCGCAGCCAATGGCGTTGTACTCATTACTACCAAACAAGGCACAAAAGGAACACCACAAGTGACCTATAACGCATATGTAGGTAAACAAAAAGCTACCGGCTTACCAGACTTTTTACCTTCCTGGCAGGCAGCAGATCTGTATAACAAAGCCCTCGTTAATGAAGGAAAGCCAGTACGCTGGACAGATGCAGAAGTGCAGAAATTCAAAGATGGTTCTGATCCTTATAAATATCCTAATACTGACTGGCTCGACTTATTTTATCAAGGCATTGGCTTACAACAAAATCACTACGTAGGCGTATCCGGCGGTAGTGACAAAACACAATATGCTTTCTCCCTCGGTTTGTTTGATGAGAATGGCATTATTAAAGAAACAAATGCAAAACGTTATACCAGCAGGCTGAATATCACCTCCGAGGTTACCGACAGAGTAAAGGTAAATGCCAATATTGCCTTCACTAACACCAATAAAAGAGAACCGAGTAACCCTTATACCGGTGATTTTACGCAGCTGGTAAGACAGGTAAACCGTATTTCCCCTACCATCCCTTATAAATACGAAAACGGTTACTATGGCTACATCGCTGATGGTAGCCCCATGGCATGGCTGGAAGGAAACAGCCAAAACAAATTCAATAACTACGACCTGATTGGTAATGTGGGTGCAGACTGGGAAATTGTAAACGGTCTTCATTTTAAACCATCACTTTCCTACGTGATGAAAATAAGTCACAATAAGAAATTTATTGCTGATCAGCAGTACTATGATGCCAACGGGAAACCTACATTTTACCAGGGTCCCAACTCCGTGACAGATGAAAATACCTTCGGTAACACGGTTACACAGCAGGCACTCCTGGACTATACCAAATCCTTTAATAAACATAATTTCAAAATACTGGGCGGCTACTCACAGGAACTGACCAAATACACTTTTGATGATGGTTACCGTAAAGGTTTTCTGAACAACCTGCTAACGGATGTGAACCTGGCTTCTACTGATGGACAAAAGACCAGCGGATATTCTTATGAATTAGCACTCCGGTCTTATTTTGGCCGATTGAATTATGATTACGATGGCAAATATTTATTTGAAGCCAATCTCCGTTACGATGGTTCTTCCCGCTTCGCTTCTGACCACAGATGGGGAGCATTTCCTTCCTTCTCTGCCGGCTGGAATATAGACAGAGAAAACTTCTTCGGGTCTTTAAAGAAGTATGTGTCTTACCTCAAACTAAGGGGTTCCTGGGGGCAACTGGGTAACCAGATCGTGGTGGGCCCGGATGATGTCAATTACCCCAGCTTTCCCTATTATCCTTATGTGTTGCAGGTGAATGGTAGCCAGAACTATACATTTGGTGGTACCGGTGCTACCATCGCCCCCGGTATATCGGCTATTAATGGTGCCAACCCGGATCTGCGATGGGAATCCACCACTGAAACCAGTGTGGGTCTTGATGCGGGATTTCTGGATGGAAAAATAAATTTTACTGCCGACTATTTCCGTAAGGTTACCAGTGATATTCTGCTGCCTGTAGAAGTGGGTGCTCCATATGGCCTGAAGCCTTCGGTGCAGAACGCAGGCGCCATGCTGAACAAAGGCTGGGAATTCTCCCTTAGCTATAATGATACTAAAGGAGACTTTAAGTACGACGCAGCTATCAACGCCTCTTTTATCAACAATAAAATAACTGACCGCCATGGCGCAGGCGCCAAGATTGATGGCTATACTTTCCAACAGGTAGGCTATCCTGTTTATTCTCTATATGGATATGAAGCAGATGGTATTTTCCAATCGGCAGATGAGGTGAAAAAATTTCCTTTCCAGACCAACAGAACATCTGCGGGTGATATCCGATACAAAGATAAAGACGGTAATGATACCATTAACACGGCCGACAAAGTATACATCGGTAATTATTTCCCTAAGGTAACTTTTGGTATTAACCTGGGCGGTGCCTGGAAAAATTTCGATATCGCCATTTTTTCTGCAGGGAGCTACCGGTGTAAAAACCTATATCGACGGGGGTAA
- a CDS encoding sigma-70 family RNA polymerase sigma factor produces the protein MNNDTINETALFLQIAQGDEVAFETLFHLYVPKIKPVIARVIQVEGPEKDIIQEIFLGIWLGREKLTDVIVPHNWIFKMVYHRCYSWLQKQGVRNKASQVITRESSDHSNLTEENIAFSETSRLIKQAIHQLPPQAQKIYLLSREKGLKIAAIADQLQLSQQTVKNSLVRSLKSIREYLISKGVTLPLILLGWDILFFS, from the coding sequence ATGAATAATGACACAATAAATGAAACAGCACTTTTCCTCCAAATTGCTCAGGGGGATGAAGTTGCATTTGAAACGCTGTTTCACCTGTATGTACCAAAGATCAAACCCGTCATTGCCCGCGTTATACAAGTGGAGGGCCCTGAAAAAGACATTATACAGGAAATATTCCTGGGCATATGGTTGGGCAGGGAAAAGCTGACAGATGTTATTGTTCCGCACAACTGGATTTTCAAAATGGTGTATCACCGTTGTTACAGCTGGCTGCAAAAACAGGGAGTCCGTAATAAAGCCAGCCAGGTCATTACACGGGAAAGCAGCGACCATTCCAACCTGACGGAAGAAAATATTGCTTTTTCCGAAACGTCCCGACTGATAAAACAAGCCATTCACCAGTTACCACCACAAGCGCAAAAGATCTACCTGCTCAGCAGGGAGAAGGGACTGAAAATCGCAGCAATAGCGGATCAGCTGCAACTATCGCAGCAAACCGTTAAAAATTCACTGGTCCGTTCCCTGAAATCCATCAGGGAATACCTTATCAGCAAAGGCGTTACACTTCCGCTCATCCTGCTTGGATGGGATATCCTGTTTTTTTCTTAA
- a CDS encoding glycoside hydrolase 43 family protein — MKRTILLFQFLLCFTTIFSQTNKSWTPDLGNGYFKNPLMWGDWPDPDIIRVDDKFYFISTSMHYVPGCPIAVSRDLVNWEMGGYAVSRYDEDPRYDMKGGDMYLSGSWAATIRYHDSTFYVGFCTPKMEGKEGHFSICTAKNIKGPWTRTIFNEYLYDPGLFFDDNGKVYVAHGQQTLYITELNSDAKSVKVPQRKIYDNPGFPYLEGSHLYKVNNKYYILGSTGGTRGRQVCLRSDSIYGPYESKVVIHDDHTYPGNGLHQGGMVQLKDGSWWFIIMQDRGPIGRVPNLEPVTWVDGWPLLGKNGMGVDTFPKPAVGVTSPITVPASSDEFNSPELALQWQWNHNPDNSKWSLSERPGYLRLKAGKASTWLHAINTLTQRVEGPYAEGTIEMDIRGMKDGDIAGLGIFQLPYAYVAVQQTNGRRKIIMTNNDSIVATVNLKGAKIWFKSYVREKGFVATFAYSTNGKDFIPIGNELKMGLGLDWTANRFALFNFNTRAAGGHADFNWFRR; from the coding sequence ATGAAAAGAACGATACTACTGTTTCAATTTCTACTGTGCTTCACTACTATCTTCTCACAAACCAATAAAAGCTGGACACCCGATCTGGGTAATGGGTATTTTAAGAATCCGCTCATGTGGGGCGACTGGCCGGATCCGGACATTATCAGGGTAGACGATAAATTCTATTTTATTTCCACCAGCATGCATTATGTACCGGGTTGCCCCATTGCCGTTTCCCGGGATCTGGTAAACTGGGAAATGGGAGGCTATGCCGTATCCAGGTATGATGAAGATCCCCGTTATGATATGAAAGGAGGAGATATGTACCTCAGTGGTTCCTGGGCAGCCACCATCCGCTATCATGACAGCACCTTTTACGTAGGCTTCTGCACACCAAAGATGGAAGGGAAAGAAGGACATTTTTCCATCTGTACCGCTAAGAATATAAAGGGACCATGGACAAGAACCATCTTTAATGAATACCTGTATGATCCGGGACTCTTTTTTGACGATAATGGTAAAGTATACGTTGCGCATGGGCAGCAAACACTTTATATCACGGAATTAAACAGCGATGCGAAATCCGTAAAAGTTCCACAGCGGAAAATTTATGACAACCCCGGGTTCCCTTATCTCGAAGGATCACATCTCTACAAAGTCAATAATAAATACTACATACTCGGCTCTACCGGCGGTACGCGTGGCCGGCAGGTCTGTTTGCGATCAGACAGTATTTACGGACCTTATGAATCAAAAGTTGTGATACACGATGATCATACCTACCCGGGCAACGGCCTGCACCAGGGCGGTATGGTACAGCTAAAAGATGGCTCCTGGTGGTTTATTATTATGCAGGACCGTGGCCCTATAGGACGCGTACCTAACCTTGAACCAGTTACCTGGGTAGATGGCTGGCCCCTGCTGGGTAAAAACGGGATGGGCGTAGATACCTTCCCTAAACCTGCGGTTGGCGTAACCTCTCCGATAACTGTTCCTGCCAGCTCCGATGAATTCAATTCCCCGGAACTGGCCTTACAATGGCAATGGAATCATAATCCCGATAACAGCAAATGGTCGCTGAGTGAACGTCCGGGCTATCTTCGTTTAAAAGCCGGTAAAGCGTCAACATGGCTACATGCTATCAACACTTTAACTCAACGGGTAGAGGGTCCTTATGCGGAAGGAACCATAGAAATGGATATAAGAGGGATGAAAGATGGCGATATTGCCGGTTTAGGCATCTTCCAGCTTCCCTATGCTTATGTAGCCGTTCAGCAAACCAACGGCAGGAGAAAAATTATAATGACAAACAATGACAGTATTGTAGCGACTGTTAACTTAAAAGGTGCTAAGATCTGGTTTAAGTCCTATGTCAGGGAAAAAGGCTTTGTTGCCACGTTTGCCTACAGTACCAATGGCAAAGACTTTATTCCCATCGGAAACGAACTAAAAATGGGTCTGGGGTTAGATTGGACGGCCAACCGGTTTGCTTTGTTTAATTTCAATACCCGCGCAGCAGGCGGCCATGCTGATTTCAACTGGTTCAGGCGATAG